A part of Liolophura sinensis isolate JHLJ2023 chromosome 1, CUHK_Ljap_v2, whole genome shotgun sequence genomic DNA contains:
- the LOC135470482 gene encoding tubulin alpha-1D chain-like: MRECISVHVGQAGVQIGNACWELYCLEHGIQPDGQMPSDKTIGGGDDSFNTFFSETGSGKHVPRAVFVDLEPTVVDEVRTGTYRQLFHPEQLISGKEDAANNYARGHYTIGREQVDLVLDRIRKLADQCTGLQGFLIFHSFGGGTGSGFTSLLMERLSVDYGKKSKLEFSVYPAPQVATAVVEPYNSVLTTHTTLEHSDCAFMVDNEAIYDICRRNLDIARPSYVNLNRLIGQIVSSITASLRFDGALNVDLTEFQTNLVPYPRIHFPLATYAPVISAEKAYHEQLSVAEITNACYEPANQMVKCDPRHGKYMACCLLYRGDVVPKDVNAAIATIKTKRSIQFVDWCPTGFKVGINYQPPTAVPGGDLAKVQRAVCMLSNTTAIAEAWARLDHKFDLMYAKRAFVHWYVGEGMEEGEFSEAREDLAALEKDYEEVGLDSAEAEDEEGDEY, encoded by the exons ATG AGGGAATGTATTAGCGTCCACGTCGGTCAAGCTGGGGTGCAGATAGGGAATGCCTGCTGGGAACTGTACTGTCTGGAACACGGCATTCAGCCGGATGGTCAGATGCCTTCAGACAAAACCATCGGAGGTGGAGACGACTCGTTCAACACCTTTTTCAGTGAGACAGGTTCCGGAAAACATGTCCCCAGAGCTGTGTTTGTCGATCTGGAACCTACAGTAGTCG aCGAAGTTCGCACTGGTACCTATCGGCAACTATTTCACCCCGAGCAGTTAATTTCTGGCAAGGAAGATGCGGCAAATAACTACGCCCGTGGTCATTACACGATCGGCCGGGAACAGGTGGACCTGGTCCTTGACAGGATTCGCAAACTGGCTGATCAGTGTACCGGCCTTCAGGGATTCCTCATTTTCCACAGCTTCGGAGGAGGCACTGGTTCCggatttacctcccttctcATGGAACGTCTTAGTGTGGATTATGGGAAGAAGTCCAAGCTGGAGTTCTCGGTGTATCCGGCGCCACAAGTGGCGACTGCCGTGGTGGAACCTTACAACTCTGTCCTCACTACTCATACGACACTGGAACATTCAGACTGCGCCTTCATGGTCGACAACGAGGCCATCTACGATATCTGTCGTCGTAACTTAGACATAGCGCGACCGTCGTATGTTAACCTGAATCGTCTGATTGGTCAGATCGTCAGCTCCATTACAGCCTCTCTCAGATTTGACGGTGCTCTCAATGTGGACCTGACCGAGTTCCAGACGAACCTGGTACCTTACCCCCGTATCCACTTTCCCCTTGCTACCTATGCCCCAGTCATATCTGCGGAGAAGGCTTATCATGAGCAGTTGTCAGTAGCTGAAATCACCAACGCCTGCTATGAGCCGGCCAACCAGATGGTCAAATGTGACCCAAGGCATGGGAAGTATATGGCCTGTTGTCTACTCTACAGAGGTGACGTCGTGCCAAAAGACGTCAACGCCGCCATTGCTACCATCAAAACCAAGAGATCCATCCAGTTCGTCGACTGGTGCCCCACGGGATTCAAGGTTGGTATCAACTACCAGCCCCCTACCGCGGTCCCCGGTGGTGACTTGGCCAAGGTCCAGAGAGCTGTCTGCATGTTGAGCAACACAACAGCTATTGCTGAGGCTTGGGCTCGCCTTGACCATAAGTTTGACCTGATGTACGCCAAACGCGCCTTCGTTCACTGGTACGTGGGAGAGGGTATGGAGGAGGGTGAGTTCTCCGAGGCTCGGGAAGATTTGGCTGCTCTGGAGAAGGACTACGAGGAGGTAGGACTGGATTCGGCGGAGGCTGAGGATGAAGAAGGTGACGAATACTAG